The Cloacibacterium sp. TD35 region TGATAATTCTGGTAGTAATATAGATGTACAGCTGATTGATTTATCAAAAGTAGACCTTAAAAACTCTCCATTTACCAATTCTGGATACAAAGGAGATGATGTTCTAATGGTTTTCGATTACGCTTTTGGTGAACAAGCTTATGAAGTGATGGATGAGTTGTTAAGACCATTCGAATACGAAGGAAATGTGTACACCATGAATGTAAAATCTGTTTCTATCATGGGCAAAGCAGGTATTCTTACCGGTGAAAAAGGAGACATCATGATTCCTACTTCTCACATTTTCGAAGGAACTGCAGATAATTATCCATTTGAAAACGCATTGAAATTAGAAGATTTCCAAGACGACGAATTAAGAGCTTTCGAAGGAAGCATGATTACCGTTCTAGGAACTTCTCTTCAGAATAAAGATATTTTAACCTATTTCATGACCACTTCTTGGAAATCAATCGGTCTAGAAATGGAAGGGGCACATTATCAAAAAGCCATTCAAGTAGCTTCTAAAATCAGAAAACACATTTCAGAAGATTTATTTGTAATGTATGCGTATTATGCTTCTGATAATCCATTAGAAACAGGTTCTACACTTTCTTCTGGTGGATTAGGTTTAACCGGTGTAAAACCTACTTACTTAATCACACTAAGAATTTTAGAAAAGATTTTACAATCTTCTTCTAAAAACAAGACAAAGAAGTAAAAATCATAAACTTTTAATAAAATCCTTCCAAACTTTGCTTTTGGAAGGATTTTTATTTAATATAGCAGTCTAAAAATTTGATTTATATTTGAAAAAATTTATGATATGAAGAATAGACTCGTTGCTATATTTTCTTTAATCGTAGGATTAATTACAGCACAACAGCAAGCTTACTACCAACAAGAAGCTTCTTACAAAATGGAAATCGATGTAGATGCTGCTAATTACTCTTATCACGGTAACCAAGAAATAAAATATACCAATAATTCTCCTGATGAACTTTCAGTAGTGTACTTTCACTTGTATTGGAATGCTTTTAAACCCAATTCTTTGATGGATCAAAGAGTGCAAAACCAAGGAAAAAATGCAGACGGAAGATTAACTGAATTCGGAAATTCTAAATTAGCTTCTATTCCTAAAAACGAAGAAGGTTCACAAACCATAAATTGGATTAAACAAAACGGAAAACTTCTAAAATTTGAAGTTCAAGAAACCATTATGAAGGTTTACCTCAATGAAAAAATAAAACCAAACTCTACCACCTCCTTCACGATGGATTGGGATTCTGTAGTTCCTAAACAAATCCGAAGAAGCGGCAGAAATAACAGAGAAGGTGTAGAAATGACCATGACGCAATGGTTCCCAAAACTAGCCGAATATGATTATGATGGCTGGGCAACTTTTGATTATGTAGGTAGAGAATTTCATGCTCCTTTTTCCAATTTTGATGTAAGCATCAAGATTGATAAAGAATATGTAGTTGGTGCAGGTGGCGTTTTAGAAAACCCTACAGAAGTAAAAGGCTACACCGAAAATCCTACGATAAAAACAGATAAAAACGACAAAGCAACTTGGCGTTTTACAGCAAAAAACATTTTAGATTTTGCTTGGGCCGCAGATAAAGACTATTCCGTAGAAACCTTCATCGTTCCAGATGGCCCAAAAGTGAATTTTGTATACCAAAAATCGGAAAAAACACAATTCTGGAGTGAGGCACAACCTTACATTACCAAATATTTCCAACTGATGAATGCCACTTTTGGCAGATACGTTTACCCTACTTATAGCTTTATACAAGGTGGAGATGGCGGAATGGAATACGGAATGTGTACTATGATTCTGGGCGAAGCTAGAAGTTTAGAAAATTTATTAGGATTAATGATTCATGAAGGAGCGCACTCTTGGTATCAGCAAATGCTTGCCACTAACGAAAGTACAAAACCTTGGTTAGATGAAGGCTTTACCAGTTATGCAGAAGATTTCGTGATGAATGCACTTTTCCCAAAAGAAGATATGCCAAATCCTTTTTACAATGCAATTCAGTCTTATGTAAGATTCGTAAAATCTGGCAAAGAAGAACCTGCAGTTTGGTTAGCAGACCATCATGATAACGGCACCGCTTACACCGTAGCTTCTTACACCAAAGGCGAATTGTTCTTAGTAGAATTAGGATACATTGTTGGCGAAGAAAACCTATCTAAAATTTTGAAAAAATATTACCAAGACTGGAACCTTAAACATCCTACAGACCGAGATTTTCTCCATATTGCACAGCAAATTTCTGGCATGGACTTGAAATGGTTTCACCATTATTGGATTAACACGACCAAAACCATAGATTACGCTATAAAAGATGTAAAATATAACGAAAACTCTACCACAATTACCCTAGTAAACAACGGTGAAGTTCCTATGCCAATTGATTTTAGCATTTTTACAAAAGAAAAAAAAACGGTGAATTATCACATTCCGCTCAATATGATGAGAGCTCCTAAAACCAAAGATTATTTTGGAGACTTCCAAACCTTAAACTATTGGAACTGGACTACCAAAGAATACACTTTGACCATTCCTTACAAAAAATCTGATTTACAAATTTTAGGAATAGACTTCTCTCAAAGATTAGCAGATGTAAACCCCGAAAATAATTTTTTAGAAGTAAAATAAAAGTTGAGAAATTTCTCAACTTTTTTTATGCAGAAAATGCTTAACTTTCGGCTCTAATTTTTCTTTTAAAAATCAATGACGAGCATTGTAATAAACATTGGCAATACCAATATTAGATTTGGCCATTTTATTGATGGCAAATGTGATGTATCTTGGATTATTAACACCAAACCTTACGGAACTAGAGACGAACTTTTCGCTCAATTTTCTATGCTGTATCAAACCTACAATATAGATATAGAAAAGGTAGATAAAATCATTATTGGCTCTGTGGTTCCCCAGCTTACACACATTATCAGCAGTGCTTTGTATAAAATTCATGGAATAGACGCTATAGTAGTAGATAGAAAAACACACTCTCCTATTCATCACAAGTCTAATCAAATGGGAACTGATATTTTTGCCAATTTAGTAGCGGCTCATTTTCTCTACCCCAACAAAAAGAAAATTATTTTGGATTTCGGAACTGCACTTACCGCAAGTTGTGTAGCCGAAGATGGTGAAGTTATGGGGGTTATTATCGCTCCAGGAATTATTACTTCTCTCAACTCTTTAGTGAAACAAACCGCACAACTTCCTGAAATAGAACTCACTAAACCAAAATCTGTTTTGGGACATGATACGGTTTCTTGTATGACTTCGGGGATGGTTTATGGATTTTTAGGAATGGTAGAAGGTTTTATTGACCGTATAAACGAAGAAGTAAACGATGAATGTTTCGTTATTGCAACAGGTGGCGTTTCTCATGTTTATCAACCTTTGACCAATAAAATAGACATCGCCGATAAATTACACACTTTAAAAGGTCTTTATTTCCTAGGAAAAGACAAATAAAGGTTATCTTTTTTCTTTAAAGAAATTTTTAATGATTTCTGAGCATTCGTTTTCTAAAATTCCTGAAACAATTTCTGTTTTAGGGTGAAGTTTTACGTTTTGATTGATAAAACCTCGGTTTTCATCTCTCGCTCCGATAACTAATTTAGAAACTTGTGACCAAGTTAAAGCGCCAGCACACATTACACAAGGCTCGAGTGTAACATACATCGTACAATCTTTTAAATATTTCCCTCCCAAAAAATTAGCAGCAGAAGTAATCGCCTGCATCTCTGCATGTGCTGTCACATCATTTAATTGTTCTGTGAGATTATGCCCCCTCGCAATAATTCTATCTTTGAAAACAATGACACAACCAATAGGAACCTCGTCTTTTTCCTTGGCAATTTCGGCTTCTTGCAAAGCCTGCTTCATAAAATATTCGTGAGAAAACATATTTAATCTACACTTTTTTAATTGGTAGAACACAAAAATAAGAAGAAAAACTACAACTCTTTAATGGTAAGAATCTTTTAAACAAAAAAAATCTCACATTTCTGTGAGATTTCTATTTCTGTGGGTCCTGAGGGATTCGAACCCCCGACCCTCTGGGTGTAAACCAGATGCTCTGAACCAACTGAGCTAAGAACCCTCTTTACGATTTCTCGTTTTGAGTGGTGCAAATATACAACTTATTGCGATTACTACAAATTTTTTTCTAAAAATTCTCCCACCACAAAGTTACTTCCGCCCACAAAAATCATTTCTTCGGGTTTACATTTTATTTTAGCTGCCTGAAAACCAGCATCTACTGTTTCAAAAATTTGAAAACCTATTTTTGCTGAAACCAGTAAACCTTCATACTCTTTTGGGCTTCTTCCTCTGCTAATAGAGGGCTTTACAAAGTAATATTGAGCATTTTTAGGTAAAATTTTCAATACCTCATCTATTTTTTTATCATTCACAAAACCAAGGACTATATGTTTATACTTTTCAATGGCATTCAATTGGGCAAAAACCATTTCTAAACCAGCTTGATTATGAGCGGTATCACAAATAATCAATGGATTTTCTGAAAACTGAAACCATCTTCCAATAAATTTAGTGTTTTGGTGAACTTTCATCAAGCCATTTTCAAGAGAACTTTCAGAAATTTCTATGTTTTGTTTCCTCAACTCATCTACCAAAGCCTGAACCACTCTTATATTTTTCTTTTGATAATTTCCCTTCAAATCAGTTTCTAAATCAGTAGAAATTACGGTTGCATCTATAAATTCTGACTTATTTTCGATGGCTTTTTGTTGAATAATATTTTTAACCAAATCTCTTTCATCACCAGAAATAATGGGAATATTGGGCTTTACAATACCTGCTTTTTCTGTGGCAATTTCTTCCAAAGTTTCTCCCAAAATATTCTGATGATCCAAATCTACATTCGTAATGGCTGCAACCAAAGGTTTTATAATATTGGTAGAATCTAATCTACCGCCCAAACCTACTTCAATAATGGCATAATCTATCTTTTTTTGATAAAAATATTCAAATGCCATAATCGTGGTAAATTCAAAAAAAGAAGGAAGAATTTCTTCTGGGATATCCCTCAATTTTTGAATAAAATCAAAGACAAATTCTTTCTCACAATTGTCTCCATTAATTTTAATTCTCTCTGTAAAATCAATTAAATGAGGAGAATTATACAAACCTATTTTGTATCCTTGTTCTTGTAAAACTGAAGCAAGCATATTACTGGTAGAACCTTTTCCATTAGTTCCGCCAATATGAATCATCTTCAGTTTTTCCTGAGGATTCCTGAAAAAATCACAAAGCTTTGTAATATTTTCTAAGCCTGGTTTATAAGCTTTTTGACCATCAATTTGGTAATTAGGCATTTGTACAAAAAGCCAATCTAACGCTTCTTGGTAAGCGTCTGGAGTAAAAGGAATTGGAGTATTTTTTGACACAAAAAATTTTTGTTCAAAGATAGGGAAACCCCATTTTATTTTGAAGTTTTAAAAATAAAAACTCAATATTTTTTGTTACATTTGAATAAACCACAAAATATTAAAAAATGGAAATTCAACATCAAGATAATGGTAAAAAGGGTGTTTTTTTCATAGAAGAAAACGGAGAAATCATTGCAGAAATGACCTATGTTTGGTCTGGTGAAGACAAAATCATCATAGACCACACTGAAGTTTCAGAAAAATTAGGAGGAAAAGGAATCGGGAAACAATTAGTTCATAAGGCAGTAGAAATGGCTCGTGAAAAACACATTAAAATCCTTCCACTTTGTCCATTTGCGAAAAGAGTTTTTGATAAAATCGAAGAATATCAAGACGTACTTTTTTAAATTTTTAAAAACTATACGCAAATAATTTGTTAGAACGTAATTTTATACGTTCCTGTAGAATTGGTGCTTGCTTTTTCGGCTTTTACGTATTTTTTCACCCAAATTACCGCAGCAGTAACTACACATGGATCAGAAATCCCACTGCTTCTGCGCGCTGAAATCACGTTTCCAGCTTTGTCAACCGTATAAGAAATGGTAATGGTCCCGTTTGCTGTACAGTTATGAGAGGGCTGTTCGCCACCTTTTCCCATGGTTCCAGGAATATAAGAAATAAGTTTTCTGTCAACACCTATTTTGCTGTCGCCATCTCCTTTTCCACCAAGAGGATCGCCAGCATTTCCGTCGGTTCCATTGGTTCCTTGCGTTCCGGTTTTAGTCCCTCTTCCTTTGATAAGATTGCCAATTGCAGCCGTTCCTTTTCCATCACCTTGAGCATTTTTGGTAGTGGTATTGCTGGTAGATAATGTTTTAGAAGTAGTGGTTTTAGACGCTGTAGTTTCGGTAGTTTTTGTAGATTTTTTTTCGGTTTTCTCCGTTTTTACTGCAGTAGTTTTTTCAGATTTTCCTGTGATGATTTTTTCTGTAGGTTTTTCTACAGCTTTTGGAGTTTCTACTATTTCTTGAGGTTGTGGTTCAGGAGCTTTTAATTCTTCAGGGATATAAATATCTGCAGAAGCTAAACTTCCTTCTTGATTAACAGGTTCTTCTGCTCCGTTTCCGTTTCTATTATCTCCGAAATTAATGAGCATAGTGGTCACTTTCTCTTCTTTCGGGATTTCTCTCACGAATTGGTAATAAAAAATCAACAAAAACAGCAATGCCGAAATCAGCGCAGTGAGTGTTGCACTTTTTAGCTTGTCTATTCTTTCGTCTCGTTTATGTTGAGTTATAGTTTCCAAATTTTTTAACGCTAGATGCGTACTCTTTTATTCGTTTTATTCTTGAACCGTAGCAATTGCTAAACCATATTTGTGCTTTTCTGCGATTTCCATTGCATAAACTACGTCTTTATGCTTGCAATTTTCGTCTGCTCTAATCGTGAAAGTAGGATTAGGTGAACCCTCTACCAATTTTACAATATCTTGTTCTAATTGTTCTTTTGGCGTTTCTAAATCATTTACAAAATACTTGCCATCTGCGTTTATTGTAACAGTTGTAGGATCTGTAACGCTAGGATCTTGAGCTGCAGCTTTTGGTAAATTCACATCTATTGCGCTTTGGCTGATGGCAGAACTAGTAATCATAAAGAATATCAATAACAAAAAGATAATATCTGTCATCGAAGCCATACTGAACTCGGCGCTTACTCTATTTCTTCTTTTCAATTCCATACTTAAAAAGTTTGAGGTTAGGTTTTAGAAGAATTAAAGTGGTTTGTTTAGCGTATCTAAAAACTCATTCACATGGGTTTGAATTTTCAGAACCAGTCTGTCTACATTAGTCACCAAAATATTATAGAAAAAATAGGCTGGAATTCCAACAAATAAACCAACTGCTGTAGTAGCCATCGCAGTATAAATTCCCGATGCTAATAGTTTAGGAGAAACCGCTCCCGTAACATTAGAAATCTCGAAAAACGCCATTATCATTCCCACTACCGTTCCCAAGAAGCCTAACATAGGCGCTGCTCCAGAAGCTGAAGCAAGAATATTCAGGTTTTTCTCCAGTTTAGAAACTTCTAACTGACCTTGGTTCTGCATTGCATTTGAAATATCAGAAATGGGTCTTCCTATTCTGGTTAAGCCTTTTTCTATCATTCTGGCTTCTGGCGAATCTGTTCTTCTGCATAAATCGATAGCAGATTGTATTCTTCCGTCATGAATGCAGTCTTTAATATTTTCTAAAAAATTAGGAGTTTCTTTAGAAGCTCTTTTGATGAAAAAATATCTTTCGAAAAAAACATACAATGCTAAAATTCCCAAAAGGAAAATGGCAATCATAATTGTATTTCCTATAATTCCTCCGCTGAAAAGTACATCCCAAAGTGAAAATACTTGTTTCTCTGTCACTTTATTGTTAATGATAGTAGTCGTGGCTTGTAAAAACATAATGAAAAATGTTAAGTTCGAATTTCTAAACGATAAATTTAGTGAAAAATTGTAGAATTCTTCGCTGCAATGAATGTTTTTTGAAAAATACTTTTCAAAAAAAATCTAAAAATAAAATAAGATTCTGATGGTTTTAAATGGAAAAGAAAACAGAAGAAAGTTACTCTTCTATTTCTATATCATCTGCTTTGAAATGACATTTCAATTTAAAAGGGATTGGCTCATCAGAACCTGTATAGAAATCATCTATTTTCCCTTGCCAGAATAATTGTAGCTCTCCTTCGTCATCTTTAGAAAAAGAAAGTTCATTCTCGTAGAGATAGGCTTCTTCGTCGTCATAAAGATCTACTTCTGTATAGGTTTCTTCGTCTGTATCTTCTATACGGAATGTTTTTCCTTCTAATTCATTAGAATCTATAGGAAATTCAAATACGTCTAAGGATAGCTGAGGAAAGTTATATTGTAGAGAATCGTCTTCTACATGGTCTAAAGAATCATCTGTAATGATTTCTACTTCCAGAAAATTTTTTGAATTGAGATAAACCGCCTTGCAATATGTGCTAGAAATATGGTATTTAAGGGTTTCTTCTGGGTGATAGATTTTTAAAATCCCTTTCATGATGGTGTGTTAAAAAGAATGTTTGTTTTTAAGTTTTTTAAAATTGTAATTGTCTTCGAACAAAGATAAAAAATTTATAAAACCACGAAAGATTTTTCGTTAAAAATCATAAAAAACGCAGTAAAAAAATTACTGCGCTTATTATTTTGAAAAATTTATTTGAAGTTAAACTTCAGCGTGAGTACCACTTGTCTTGGTCTAATGTTTACTGTGGTGTAAGAAGTTTGATTAAAGGTAGAGTTAAAAGTTACATTTTCGAATACGTTATTATTGGTAATATTCAGCACTTTTAGTTCTAAATCTATTTTTTCTTCCGACATAGAATATTGGTAAGAAAGGTCAAAGAAAGCATTTTTAGCAGTTCTTTCTCTGTTGCTAGAGTGCAATTCGTCCCAAGTGAATCCTAGTGTGTGATTTTTGAAAGGATAAACATATGCAGAAAGTGCGTGGTTAAATGAATTGGTCTTGTTATTAAATCTTGCATCGTCTGGAGATTTTGTATTATTAAAACTCCAATTGGCATTATAATCTAAACTTAACCAAGAGAAATAATTATTATTAAACTTAACACTTACTCCTTGATTTACGCCTTCTACATCTATAAAACTAGATTCTGTAGGGGTAGAATTGGCTGGTAATTGCTGATAATTACTTAATGAATAATTATATCCTACAGACGCATTGGTTTTTAACTTAGGGAAATATTTTCCGAGTTCTGTTTTTGCAGAATTGGTTTTGCTGTTGTTTTCTAAATTGTATCCTTTTATAATAAATTGTTGACTGTTCTCATCTAACTGATTAAGGAAAGTTACGTTATTTGTTCTGTCATTAAAGTTATAACTTACATTAAAGAAAATGTTATTCAATGGATTTCTGTACTCTAATCTTGAACCCACATAATTAGACCTTGTTTGCTGAATATCAGTATCTCTGGAAGACAAATTCTTAGCAGACAAAAGAATAAAACCATTATAAACATCATTGATGCTTCCGAATGAATTAGTAATTCCCGCGAAAGTTGAAAATTTCCAGAATGAGGTTAAATCATATCTCATGAATAATCTTGGTTCATAAGTCACTTTATTCAGAGTTTTGTCTAAATTATTGGTTCCATTTGCAGAAATATTATTAAAATTCACAGGGAAACTTAAATTTACATCTAAACCTTCTCTCTTATAGTTCACCATCATTTGTGCATAAGGCTTTAGATTTTTAAAATTAATGTCATTTTCTAGTGCAGTTCCATTAAACTGATAATCCTGAATAGAGTTTCCTGTAACACCATTTACATCTGTAAGTAGCTTATTATTGGTGTAATTAAGACCAACTTCTGGTGTAAAAGTCCAATTCTTTTTTGATAAACCAATTGATGCAGAATGTACCGCTTCGAAAGTTTTAAGATTAAGGAATTGATGTACCAATTCGCTATTATTTCCTCCATCTACATTTTGTAAATTCACCACATAACTCGCTGGATTGATGAATAAATCTTGCTTGTCATCTCTATAGCTGATGAAAGACATTGCGTTTACTAATCTTTCTTTCCAAGGAATAATAGCACTTAATGAGTTTTGGAAACTATTAGATGGCGTTTTAGTTCTTTGGTTAGAAGCATTATTATTATTTTTAGTATTCGCTAAATCTCCATTCCAAAGTCCGTTATAAGTAGTGGTATTTTTAAAGAAACTTTTATTGGCGTTTTTAGAGAAAATAATTTCACCTTTTGCTTGGTTAGTATAGAAATTATTAGACACTAAAGAAGTGTTGCTCAAATCATTATTCGCATTGAAGGTTTTCACCGTACTTTCTCTTTCTATGGCGTTATTACTATAACTTGCGTTGGCTTTAAATTCCCATTGCTTCGAGAGATTGGTCAAAACATTTGCAGATAAATAATGTACATTATTAAATAAATATCTTTTTACAGGAACGTTTTGAGGAGTAGAAGCATTTTCTACAGAAAGCCAAGAATTTTCAGAAAAATTTCTTCTCATTCCTTCAAATCTATTCCCAAAAGCCAAAATATTATTCTCTTTTTCTACTTCTTCTCCCATATTATTGGTTTTGTAATTTAAAACCCATTGGTATTTTTGAGTAAAGAGCATCGGAGAAAGTTTTACATTCCAAAGAGAAGGCGCTACGCCAAGTGAAGTTTCTCCTCTTCCTGTCATGGTAATAGATTTTTTGAGCTGTACATTAATCGCCGCATTTTCCGAAGAAAGTTTATCCTGTAGAATTTTTACAGGTTGATGGTTTTCAAGCACTTCTACTTTTTGCACAGCATCTTTTGGGAGAGAATTATTGATTACACCGTAACTTCCTTCCATTAAATCTTTTCCGTTTACATAGAATTTATTAATCGGTTCACCTTGATAGAGAATAGAACCATCTTTATTTACTTCAATCCCAGGAATTTTTTTCAAAACATCGGCTAAACTTCTATCTGCTTTGCTTTCGAAAGATTTTAAATCATATGAAATGGTGTCACCACGTTTGGTAATAAGTTTAGTTTTCAGTTTTACTTCTTTAATTTCTGTGGCTTTTTCTTGAAGCACAAAATTCAAAGTCTGAGTTGTGTTATTATAATTTTCGGTGATGGTTTGATGGTTAAAAGCTTTTACCTTCACTAGAATTTTTTCGTCACTACTTGTAAAAGTCACTTTATAATTTCCTTTGGCATCGGTAATTGCATATTCTAAAATGACATTTTTCCCTATTTCTTCTATGGTTACACTTGCACTTGCAAGCGGTTTTCCATCATCATTTTTTACAGTACCAGAAATGGTTTTTTGAGCAAAAATTACAATTGAAAATAATAAAATAAAGATAAATGAAAGTGTTTTTTTCATGTTTAAAAGTTTATCACTAAAGTATTAGTAAAAGAAAAGGATATTGTGTTACAAAATTTTTAGATAATCATTTCGGAAAAATGTTAAAGCGAACTTTTTTGCCTATTTAAATTGGTTTATTTTTCCACAAGAAACGTATTCCTGTTGCTAAATTCAGTAATTTTGCAGAAATTTAATTTTCAAATAAAAATTTATCTCAACATCATATGTCTTTAATCAAAAGTATCTCAGGAATCCGTGGAACAATCGGTGGTAAAGTAGATGATAATCTTACACCTGTAGATGTGGTAAAATTTACTGCAGCTTTCGGAACTTGGCTTCAAAAAAATAAAAATAAAAAAGATTTAACCTTAGTTATTGGTCGTGATGCCAGAATTTCTGGTGCTATGGTTAATTCATTGGTCACCGCTACTTTACAAGGATTGGGAATTCATGTAGTAGATTTAGGACTTTCTACTACGCCAACCGTGGAAGTGATGGTTCCAGAACTCAATGCTGATGGCGGAATTATCTTAACCGCTTCTCACAACCCAAAACAATGGAACGCTCTGAAATTGCTCAACGAAAAAGGAGAATTTATCAGCGGAAAAGATGGTGTAGAAATGCTAGAAATAGCCGAAAAAGAAGATTTCAACTTTGCCGAAGTTGACGATTTAGGAAAATACGAAACCCGAACAGACGCTTTTGACATTCATATTCAGA contains the following coding sequences:
- a CDS encoding MotA/TolQ/ExbB proton channel family protein, whose product is MFLQATTTIINNKVTEKQVFSLWDVLFSGGIIGNTIMIAIFLLGILALYVFFERYFFIKRASKETPNFLENIKDCIHDGRIQSAIDLCRRTDSPEARMIEKGLTRIGRPISDISNAMQNQGQLEVSKLEKNLNILASASGAAPMLGFLGTVVGMIMAFFEISNVTGAVSPKLLASGIYTAMATTAVGLFVGIPAYFFYNILVTNVDRLVLKIQTHVNEFLDTLNKPL
- a CDS encoding nucleoside deaminase, which translates into the protein MFSHEYFMKQALQEAEIAKEKDEVPIGCVIVFKDRIIARGHNLTEQLNDVTAHAEMQAITSAANFLGGKYLKDCTMYVTLEPCVMCAGALTWSQVSKLVIGARDENRGFINQNVKLHPKTEIVSGILENECSEIIKNFFKEKR
- a CDS encoding type III pantothenate kinase, translating into MTSIVINIGNTNIRFGHFIDGKCDVSWIINTKPYGTRDELFAQFSMLYQTYNIDIEKVDKIIIGSVVPQLTHIISSALYKIHGIDAIVVDRKTHSPIHHKSNQMGTDIFANLVAAHFLYPNKKKIILDFGTALTASCVAEDGEVMGVIIAPGIITSLNSLVKQTAQLPEIELTKPKSVLGHDTVSCMTSGMVYGFLGMVEGFIDRINEEVNDECFVIATGGVSHVYQPLTNKIDIADKLHTLKGLYFLGKDK
- a CDS encoding ferric siderophore ABC transporter substrate-binding protein, which translates into the protein METITQHKRDERIDKLKSATLTALISALLFLLIFYYQFVREIPKEEKVTTMLINFGDNRNGNGAEEPVNQEGSLASADIYIPEELKAPEPQPQEIVETPKAVEKPTEKIITGKSEKTTAVKTEKTEKKSTKTTETTASKTTTSKTLSTSNTTTKNAQGDGKGTAAIGNLIKGRGTKTGTQGTNGTDGNAGDPLGGKGDGDSKIGVDRKLISYIPGTMGKGGEQPSHNCTANGTITISYTVDKAGNVISARRSSGISDPCVVTAAVIWVKKYVKAEKASTNSTGTYKITF
- a CDS encoding M1 family metallopeptidase, translating into MKNRLVAIFSLIVGLITAQQQAYYQQEASYKMEIDVDAANYSYHGNQEIKYTNNSPDELSVVYFHLYWNAFKPNSLMDQRVQNQGKNADGRLTEFGNSKLASIPKNEEGSQTINWIKQNGKLLKFEVQETIMKVYLNEKIKPNSTTSFTMDWDSVVPKQIRRSGRNNREGVEMTMTQWFPKLAEYDYDGWATFDYVGREFHAPFSNFDVSIKIDKEYVVGAGGVLENPTEVKGYTENPTIKTDKNDKATWRFTAKNILDFAWAADKDYSVETFIVPDGPKVNFVYQKSEKTQFWSEAQPYITKYFQLMNATFGRYVYPTYSFIQGGDGGMEYGMCTMILGEARSLENLLGLMIHEGAHSWYQQMLATNESTKPWLDEGFTSYAEDFVMNALFPKEDMPNPFYNAIQSYVRFVKSGKEEPAVWLADHHDNGTAYTVASYTKGELFLVELGYIVGEENLSKILKKYYQDWNLKHPTDRDFLHIAQQISGMDLKWFHHYWINTTKTIDYAIKDVKYNENSTTITLVNNGEVPMPIDFSIFTKEKKTVNYHIPLNMMRAPKTKDYFGDFQTLNYWNWTTKEYTLTIPYKKSDLQILGIDFSQRLADVNPENNFLEVK
- a CDS encoding GNAT family N-acetyltransferase is translated as MEIQHQDNGKKGVFFIEENGEIIAEMTYVWSGEDKIIIDHTEVSEKLGGKGIGKQLVHKAVEMAREKHIKILPLCPFAKRVFDKIEEYQDVLF
- a CDS encoding bifunctional folylpolyglutamate synthase/dihydrofolate synthase; amino-acid sequence: MPNYQIDGQKAYKPGLENITKLCDFFRNPQEKLKMIHIGGTNGKGSTSNMLASVLQEQGYKIGLYNSPHLIDFTERIKINGDNCEKEFVFDFIQKLRDIPEEILPSFFEFTTIMAFEYFYQKKIDYAIIEVGLGGRLDSTNIIKPLVAAITNVDLDHQNILGETLEEIATEKAGIVKPNIPIISGDERDLVKNIIQQKAIENKSEFIDATVISTDLETDLKGNYQKKNIRVVQALVDELRKQNIEISESSLENGLMKVHQNTKFIGRWFQFSENPLIICDTAHNQAGLEMVFAQLNAIEKYKHIVLGFVNDKKIDEVLKILPKNAQYYFVKPSISRGRSPKEYEGLLVSAKIGFQIFETVDAGFQAAKIKCKPEEMIFVGGSNFVVGEFLEKNL
- a CDS encoding TonB-dependent receptor, which encodes MKKTLSFIFILLFSIVIFAQKTISGTVKNDDGKPLASASVTIEEIGKNVILEYAITDAKGNYKVTFTSSDEKILVKVKAFNHQTITENYNNTTQTLNFVLQEKATEIKEVKLKTKLITKRGDTISYDLKSFESKADRSLADVLKKIPGIEVNKDGSILYQGEPINKFYVNGKDLMEGSYGVINNSLPKDAVQKVEVLENHQPVKILQDKLSSENAAINVQLKKSITMTGRGETSLGVAPSLWNVKLSPMLFTQKYQWVLNYKTNNMGEEVEKENNILAFGNRFEGMRRNFSENSWLSVENASTPQNVPVKRYLFNNVHYLSANVLTNLSKQWEFKANASYSNNAIERESTVKTFNANNDLSNTSLVSNNFYTNQAKGEIIFSKNANKSFFKNTTTYNGLWNGDLANTKNNNNASNQRTKTPSNSFQNSLSAIIPWKERLVNAMSFISYRDDKQDLFINPASYVVNLQNVDGGNNSELVHQFLNLKTFEAVHSASIGLSKKNWTFTPEVGLNYTNNKLLTDVNGVTGNSIQDYQFNGTALENDINFKNLKPYAQMMVNYKREGLDVNLSFPVNFNNISANGTNNLDKTLNKVTYEPRLFMRYDLTSFWKFSTFAGITNSFGSINDVYNGFILLSAKNLSSRDTDIQQTRSNYVGSRLEYRNPLNNIFFNVSYNFNDRTNNVTFLNQLDENSQQFIIKGYNLENNSKTNSAKTELGKYFPKLKTNASVGYNYSLSNYQQLPANSTPTESSFIDVEGVNQGVSVKFNNNYFSWLSLDYNANWSFNNTKSPDDARFNNKTNSFNHALSAYVYPFKNHTLGFTWDELHSSNRERTAKNAFFDLSYQYSMSEEKIDLELKVLNITNNNVFENVTFNSTFNQTSYTTVNIRPRQVVLTLKFNFK
- a CDS encoding ExbD/TolR family protein, with the translated sequence MELKRRNRVSAEFSMASMTDIIFLLLIFFMITSSAISQSAIDVNLPKAAAQDPSVTDPTTVTINADGKYFVNDLETPKEQLEQDIVKLVEGSPNPTFTIRADENCKHKDVVYAMEIAEKHKYGLAIATVQE